Proteins encoded within one genomic window of Streptomyces sp. NBC_00523:
- a CDS encoding phosphatase, with protein MLSTGALRAHLLAARLAGPVATSREVSLRSYRLFAARDPRVTLGLHPERGWGERELLELMADRCGVSDDPAHVSGPDVIDPERTVAGLDAFAVRLAEAAARRVPVLFGTGHPHRLIGFYAALADALSSAGCPVLTPAQGRCIDITTRFGVRTYHLDYVQGVALVREPGAGVAGGGTGAHSHSPLPVRVALEAAAAGRGPVPELVVGDHGWVCGAGQLGIEAIGLADTDDPALFVGEAEGRVAVAVPLDDAVRSAYYLPLTRYVLNRACLSQ; from the coding sequence GTGTTGAGCACCGGAGCGCTGCGTGCGCATCTGCTGGCGGCCCGGCTGGCCGGGCCCGTGGCCACCTCGCGTGAGGTGAGCCTGCGGAGTTATCGGCTGTTCGCGGCCAGGGACCCCCGGGTGACCCTCGGCCTCCACCCCGAACGGGGCTGGGGCGAGCGCGAGTTGCTGGAGCTGATGGCGGACAGGTGCGGGGTCTCGGACGATCCCGCGCATGTGTCCGGGCCCGATGTCATCGATCCGGAGCGGACGGTGGCGGGGCTGGACGCGTTCGCCGTGCGGCTGGCGGAGGCGGCGGCCCGGCGGGTGCCGGTGCTCTTCGGGACCGGGCATCCGCATCGGCTGATCGGTTTCTATGCGGCGCTGGCAGACGCTTTGTCGTCGGCTGGTTGCCCCGTTCTCACCCCGGCGCAGGGGAGATGTATCGACATAACGACTCGGTTTGGCGTACGTACCTACCACCTCGACTACGTACAAGGCGTCGCGCTGGTGCGTGAACCCGGCGCGGGGGTGGCCGGTGGTGGCACCGGCGCACACTCCCATTCGCCGCTGCCCGTACGGGTCGCGCTGGAGGCCGCCGCGGCCGGGCGCGGGCCCGTTCCGGAGTTGGTCGTCGGGGACCACGGATGGGTCTGCGGGGCAGGTCAGCTGGGTATCGAGGCGATCGGGCTGGCCGATACGGACGATCCCGCGCTGTTCGTCGGGGAGGCCGAGGGGCGGGTGGCGGTGGCGGTTCCGCTGGACGACGCGGTGCGGTCCGCGTACTACCTGCCGCTCACGCGCTATGTACTCAATCGCGCCTGTCTGTCACAGTAG
- a CDS encoding NAD-dependent epimerase/dehydratase family protein, protein MGKVVLVTGAARQLGGRFVRRVQRDPDVERVIALDAVEPEHELGDAVFVRADIRGPAVARVLADHDVDTVVHLDVSGFALGSQGRTAVKETNVIGTMQLLGACQKAPAVQRLVVKSSTGVYGSAPRDPAVFHENTPPKSLPGGGFAKDAAEVEGYVRGFARRRPDVAVCVLRFANILGPDADSPLADYLSLPVLPTVFGYDPRLQFVHEDDVLDVLSIAASEPRRGTLNSGTFNIAGDGVLLLSQCARRLGRPTVPMLLPAVTWVGQALRTVGMTDFSPEQIRLLTHGRVVSTVQMRETLGFAPKYTTGETFAAFARSRAPGLLPPRTVGRAVDRVAEAVSRIAGPGGSGGPGGDTHPTPSAR, encoded by the coding sequence TTGGGGAAGGTCGTGCTCGTCACGGGAGCGGCCCGGCAGCTGGGCGGCCGTTTCGTCCGGCGCGTCCAGCGTGATCCGGACGTGGAGCGGGTGATCGCCCTCGACGCGGTCGAGCCGGAACACGAGCTGGGCGACGCCGTCTTCGTACGGGCGGACATCCGGGGGCCGGCCGTCGCCCGAGTCCTCGCCGACCACGACGTGGACACCGTCGTGCACCTGGACGTCAGCGGATTCGCGCTCGGGTCCCAGGGGCGTACGGCGGTCAAGGAGACCAACGTCATCGGGACCATGCAGCTGCTCGGCGCCTGCCAGAAGGCCCCGGCGGTGCAGCGGCTCGTGGTGAAGTCCAGCACCGGTGTGTACGGCTCGGCGCCCCGCGATCCGGCGGTGTTCCACGAGAACACCCCGCCCAAGTCGCTGCCCGGCGGCGGCTTCGCGAAGGACGCGGCCGAGGTCGAGGGGTACGTACGGGGCTTCGCCCGGCGCCGGCCGGACGTGGCCGTGTGCGTGCTGCGGTTCGCCAACATCCTGGGGCCCGACGCGGACTCGCCGCTCGCCGACTACCTGTCGCTGCCGGTGCTGCCGACCGTCTTCGGGTACGACCCCCGGCTCCAGTTCGTCCACGAGGACGATGTGCTGGACGTCCTGTCCATCGCGGCGAGCGAGCCCCGGCGCGGGACGCTGAACAGCGGCACGTTCAACATCGCGGGCGACGGGGTGCTGCTGCTCTCCCAGTGCGCGCGGCGGCTGGGGCGGCCGACGGTGCCGATGCTGCTGCCCGCGGTCACCTGGGTCGGGCAGGCGCTGCGGACGGTCGGCATGACGGACTTCTCGCCGGAGCAGATCCGGCTGCTCACCCATGGCAGGGTGGTTTCCACGGTCCAGATGCGGGAGACGCTGGGCTTCGCGCCGAAGTACACGACGGGGGAGACGTTCGCGGCCTTCGCGCGCAGCCGGGCACCGGGCCTGCTGCCGCCCCGCACGGTGGGCAGAGCCGTGGACCGCGTGGCCGAGGCCGTGTCCCGGATCGCCGGGCCGGGCGGCTCGGGCGGCCCCGGAGGCGACACCCACCCGACCCCGAGCGCCAGGTAG
- a CDS encoding ECF subfamily RNA polymerase sigma factor, BldN family codes for MYPHVGVDASGLATLRASVAERMRGFVPTAYAVPAFAAPVPAGPCYALAERAAAVGRRGTRAAATTAAPVRRPAADSDSARMMELVERAQAGEADAFGRLYDQYSDTVYRYIYYRVGSKATAEDLTSETFLRALRRISTFTWQGRDFGAWLVTIARNLVADHFKSSRFRLEVTTGEMLDANEVARSPEDSVLESLSNEALLQAVRRLNPQQQECVTLRFLQGLSVAETARVMGKNEGAIKTLQYRAVRTLARLLPDDAR; via the coding sequence CGGGCCTGGCTACGCTGCGCGCATCAGTAGCCGAACGCATGCGCGGCTTCGTCCCCACCGCGTACGCCGTACCCGCATTCGCCGCCCCTGTACCTGCCGGCCCCTGCTACGCCCTGGCCGAACGCGCCGCGGCGGTGGGAAGACGCGGCACCCGCGCGGCGGCGACCACCGCCGCCCCGGTGCGGCGGCCTGCCGCCGACAGCGACAGCGCGCGCATGATGGAGCTCGTCGAGCGCGCCCAGGCCGGTGAGGCCGACGCCTTCGGACGCCTCTACGACCAGTACAGCGACACCGTCTACCGGTACATCTACTACCGCGTGGGCAGCAAGGCGACGGCGGAGGACCTCACCAGCGAGACCTTCCTGCGCGCCCTGCGCCGCATCTCCACCTTCACCTGGCAGGGCCGCGACTTCGGCGCCTGGCTGGTCACGATCGCGCGCAACCTGGTCGCCGACCACTTCAAATCCAGTCGTTTCCGGCTGGAAGTGACCACGGGCGAAATGCTCGACGCCAACGAGGTCGCCCGCAGCCCCGAGGACTCCGTCCTGGAATCCCTCTCCAACGAGGCGCTCCTCCAGGCCGTGCGCCGCCTCAACCCCCAGCAGCAGGAGTGCGTGACCCTGCGCTTCCTGCAAGGGCTCTCGGTCGCCGAGACCGCCCGTGTCATGGGCAAGAACGAGGGCGCGATCAAGACCCTCCAGTACCGTGCCGTCCGCACCCTCGCCCGGCTCCTCCCGGACGATGCCCGCTGA
- a CDS encoding DUF5667 domain-containing protein, which yields MIANVSAHRRANAFAQALEEQSLRGAAAVQPEDPAEQADRGPLLALANGLGELPKPQLDPEVKVVQRAQLVAAMEAMFAEGGASADPTVPSQRSRGSHRASPLRKLRPRSRWTKGLAAGGLTVGVAAGAFGGVAAASSDALPGDSLYGLKRGMEDLHLGLTRDDTDRGEIYLDQASTRLGEARRLMERARAGDLDHEQLSEIRRTLNGMSHDATEGHRLLHAAYERDGALGPIQTLDSFSRSHRDTWSSLRDRLPVQLTDVGNQVSSVFDAIDEEVAPLQSLFPRAPEKGPESRRSDSTGNVADPSTDARTPSPSSSTRHEDGDTGSSTSPRPSDAGSSPAGGLIGGGTDGLFDPPSPDATSPSKEAPSSTPPSPDITIPPLLPGLIGGLGIDAENEKG from the coding sequence GTGATCGCAAACGTCTCGGCACACCGGCGGGCGAACGCCTTCGCCCAGGCCCTGGAGGAGCAGTCGCTCCGCGGTGCGGCGGCCGTACAGCCCGAGGACCCGGCCGAACAGGCCGACCGAGGACCGCTGTTGGCCCTGGCGAACGGCCTCGGAGAGCTGCCGAAGCCGCAGTTGGACCCCGAGGTCAAAGTGGTGCAGCGAGCCCAGCTCGTCGCCGCCATGGAAGCCATGTTCGCCGAGGGAGGCGCGTCCGCGGACCCTACGGTGCCCTCGCAACGGAGCAGGGGCAGCCACCGCGCGTCCCCGCTCCGCAAACTGCGCCCCAGATCCCGCTGGACCAAGGGTCTTGCCGCCGGCGGACTCACCGTCGGGGTGGCCGCAGGCGCCTTCGGCGGGGTGGCCGCCGCCAGCTCCGACGCCCTCCCCGGTGACTCGCTCTACGGCCTGAAGCGCGGCATGGAGGACCTCCACCTCGGCCTCACCCGCGACGACACCGACCGCGGCGAGATCTACCTCGACCAGGCGTCCACGCGCCTCGGCGAGGCCCGCCGCCTCATGGAGCGCGCCCGCGCGGGCGACCTCGACCACGAGCAGCTCTCCGAGATCAGGCGCACGCTCAACGGCATGTCGCACGACGCCACCGAGGGCCACCGCCTCCTCCACGCCGCGTACGAACGGGACGGCGCCCTCGGTCCGATCCAGACCCTGGACTCCTTCTCCCGCTCCCACCGCGACACCTGGAGCAGCCTCCGCGACCGCCTCCCCGTCCAGCTGACCGACGTGGGCAACCAGGTCAGTTCGGTCTTCGACGCCATAGACGAAGAGGTCGCGCCGCTCCAGTCGCTGTTCCCGCGCGCCCCGGAGAAGGGCCCCGAGTCCCGCCGCTCCGACTCCACGGGCAACGTCGCGGACCCGTCCACCGACGCGCGCACCCCGTCGCCCTCGTCCTCCACCCGCCACGAGGACGGCGATACGGGCTCCAGCACCTCGCCGCGCCCCTCGGACGCCGGCTCCAGCCCGGCCGGCGGCCTGATCGGCGGGGGCACGGACGGGCTCTTCGACCCGCCGTCCCCGGACGCGACCAGCCCGTCGAAGGAGGCGCCGAGCTCGACGCCGCCGTCGCCGGACATCACCATCCCGCCGCTGCTGCCGGGCCTCATCGGCGGTCTCGGCATCGACGCGGAGAACGAGAAGGGCTGA
- a CDS encoding 30S ribosomal protein bS22, giving the protein MGSVIKKRRKRMAKKKHRKLLKRTRVQRRNKK; this is encoded by the coding sequence GTGGGCTCTGTTATCAAGAAGCGGCGTAAGCGGATGGCCAAGAAGAAGCACCGCAAGCTGCTCAAGCGCACGCGCGTTCAGCGTCGCAACAAGAAGTAA
- a CDS encoding helix-turn-helix domain-containing protein produces the protein MAADSESPLSEVKFLTVAEVASVMRVSKMTVYRLVHSGHLPAIRVGRSFRVPEQAVHEYLRESFVGVASA, from the coding sequence ATGGCTGCTGACAGCGAGAGTCCTCTGAGCGAGGTCAAGTTTCTGACCGTGGCGGAAGTCGCCTCGGTCATGAGGGTGTCGAAGATGACCGTGTACCGCCTGGTGCACAGCGGTCATCTGCCGGCGATCCGGGTGGGCAGGTCCTTCCGGGTGCCGGAGCAAGCGGTTCACGAGTATCTGCGCGAGTCCTTCGTGGGGGTGGCATCGGCCTGA
- a CDS encoding lysophospholipid acyltransferase family protein has product MADAKVIPFDDDRSRSGGVPRAARRRSPARGTGSVSALPGPSGSPDAPQDPEGPREGAASDRGAWDRRIAGGLAFLRRRVTGEYDVDEFGYDEELTDQVLMSLLRPVYEKYFRVEAKGVENIPAEGGALIVSNHSGTLPLDGLMLQVAVHDHHPADRHLRLLAADLVFMLPVVNELARKAGHTLACAEDAERLLRQGEVVGVMPEGFKGIGKPFGERYKLQRFGRGGFVSTALRAGVPIVPCSIVGAEEIYPMIGNAKTLARLLGFPYFPITPTFPWLGPLGAVPLPTKWTIQFGEPIPTDGYPLEAAEDPMLMFNLTDQVREQIQHTLYKLLVQRRSVFF; this is encoded by the coding sequence ATGGCGGATGCCAAGGTCATTCCGTTCGACGACGACCGTTCGCGGTCGGGGGGCGTGCCGCGCGCCGCTCGGCGGCGGTCTCCGGCACGCGGCACGGGGTCGGTGAGCGCCCTGCCGGGCCCCTCCGGCTCCCCGGACGCCCCGCAGGACCCGGAGGGGCCGCGCGAGGGCGCCGCGTCCGACCGTGGCGCCTGGGACCGCCGGATCGCGGGCGGGCTCGCCTTCCTGCGGCGGCGGGTCACCGGTGAGTACGACGTCGACGAGTTCGGCTACGACGAGGAGCTGACCGACCAGGTCCTGATGTCGCTGCTGCGGCCGGTGTACGAGAAGTACTTCCGGGTCGAGGCGAAGGGCGTCGAGAACATCCCGGCCGAGGGCGGGGCGCTCATCGTGTCCAACCACTCCGGGACGCTGCCGCTCGACGGGCTGATGCTCCAGGTCGCGGTGCACGACCACCACCCGGCGGACCGGCATCTGCGGCTGCTCGCGGCGGACCTGGTCTTCATGCTGCCCGTGGTCAACGAGCTGGCCCGGAAGGCCGGGCACACGCTGGCGTGCGCGGAGGACGCGGAACGGCTGCTACGGCAGGGCGAGGTCGTCGGCGTGATGCCGGAGGGCTTCAAGGGGATCGGGAAGCCGTTCGGCGAGCGGTACAAGCTCCAGCGCTTCGGACGGGGCGGCTTCGTGTCGACGGCGCTGCGGGCCGGGGTGCCGATCGTGCCGTGCTCGATCGTGGGCGCGGAGGAGATCTACCCGATGATCGGAAACGCGAAGACGCTGGCGCGGCTGCTGGGTTTCCCGTACTTCCCGATCACGCCGACGTTCCCGTGGCTGGGGCCGCTGGGGGCGGTGCCGCTGCCGACGAAGTGGACGATCCAGTTCGGTGAGCCGATCCCGACGGACGGCTATCCGCTGGAGGCGGCGGAGGACCCGATGCTGATGTTCAACCTGACGGATCAGGTGCGGGAGCAGATCCAGCACACGCTGTACAAGCTGCTGGTGCAGCGGCGGTCGGTCTTCTTCTGA